The stretch of DNA TTCGCTCGGTGTTCATATCCGGGCGATCTTACATCGAAGACAGGGCGGTTCCGATCTCCGGCCTGCCGCCAGGACCGCCGCCGCTACCGCAACGCGTCCATCAGCTCGTCGAGCGCGGCCTTGGGCGGACGCACGCGCGATTCCGGCAACGTCGCGAGCGGCTCGTCGACGAGGTTCAGCAGGTCGAGGAAGTCGTCCTTGTCGGGCTCGATGTAGATGACCCCCGTGGCGAACTCCCCGCGCCGCGCCGTCTCGTGCAGGAGACGCATGGCGCTGAGCTTGTCGGACGGGTTGTAGTCCGGCGCCACCTTGCGGAGATAGAGCTGCGAGCCGTCGTGCATGCGCACCGCGGTGGTCGAGCCGGGCTCGTACTCGACGGTGATGTCCTGGAAGTACGGCACGAAGCTGATCTCGCCGAGCGGCTCCTCGTGGTCCTTCACGTACGCGTAGCTCTTCGTCGAGCCGTCGTGATCGTTGAAGGTGACGCACGGCGAGATCACGTCGATCATCGCCGTGCCGCGGTGCGAGATCGCCGCCTTGAGCACCGACAGCAGTTGCTGCTTGTCCCCTGAGAACGACCGCGCGACGAACGAGGCGCCGAGCTCCATCGCCAGCAGGCACGTGTCGATCGGCGGCAGGTCGTTGACGACCCCGTTCTTGGCCTTGGAGCCGAGGTCGGCGGTCGGCGAGAACTGCCCCTTGGTGAGCCCGTAGCAGCCGTTGTCCTCGATGATGTAGATCAGCGGGACGTTGCGACGCATCAGGTGCACGAACTGTCCGATGCCGATGGCGCCCGTGTCGCCGTCGCCGCTCACGCCGATCGCGAGCAGCCCGGCGTTCGCCAGCATCGCGCCCGTGGCCACCGACGGCATGCGGCCGTGCACCGAGTTGAACCCGTGCGACGGATTGAGGAAGTACGCGGGGCTCTTGCTCGAGCAGCCGATCCCCGAGAGCTTCACCACGCGCTTCGGATCGACGCCCATCTCGAAGAACGCGTCGATGATGCGCTCCGAGATGGCATTGTGCCCGCAGCCGGCGCAGAGCGTCGTCTTGCTGCCTCGATAGCTGGAGACGTCCAGGTTGATGCGGTTGGTCTTGCGGGGAGCGACAGGGGTCTCGGCCATGGCTAGCTGCCCTTCTCCTGCTCGAGGACGCGGTCGGTGATGCTGCGGGCGTCGATCGGCAGCCCGTTGTAGTGCAGCACGCTCCGCAGGCGGACGGCGTGGGCGGCCTCGCCGTCCGTGAGCAGCAGGCTGAGCATCTGATGATCCCGGTTCTGCTCGACGACGTACACGCGATCGTGCCGGCGGATGAAGTCGTCGACCGCCGGCGTGAACGGGTACGCCCGCAGCCGCAGATACGACGTGTGCAGGCCGGCTTCCTCGCGGAGCTGGTCGCGCGCCTCGTCCACCGCCCAGTGGCTCGATCCGAACGCGATGATGCCGACGCGCGCCTTCGGATCCAGCTCCACGATCGGCTGCGGCACGAGCGTGCGGGCCGTGTCGAACTTGCGTGCGAGCCGATCCATGTTGCGAACGTAGTCGTCCGGCCGTTCGCTGTACGCGGCCATCTCGTTGTGGCCGGACCCGCGCGTGAAGAATGCCGGCCCGCCCATGCCCGCGATCGTCCGCCAAGGAACGCCGTCGCCGTCGACGTCCTTGTAGCGCCCCCAGGAGGCGCCCAGCTCGCGCAGCTTGGCCTCGTCGAGGACCTTGCCACGGTCGATCGGCTTCTCCGGGTAGGCGAACGGCTCGGACATCCAGGTGTTCATCCCGAGATCCAGGTCGCTCAGCACGAACACGATCGTCTGGAGACGCTCGGAGAGATCGAACGCGTCCATCGCCATCTCGTAGCACTCGGCCACCGACGCGGGCAGCAGCAGCACGTGCTTCGTGTCGCCATGCGAGTTGAAGGCGGCGAACAGCAGGTCGCCCTGCGCCGTGCGGGTCGGCAAGCCGGTCGACGGGCCCACGCGCTGCACGTCGAAGACGACCGCCGGCACCTCGGCGTAGTACGACAGCCCCGCGAACTCCGACATCAGGGAGATGCCCGGCCCCGACGTGGAGGTCATCGACCGCGCGCCAGCCCAACTGGCCCCGATCACCATGCCGAGCGACGCGATCTCGTCCTCCGCCTGCACGATCGCGAACGTCGCCTTGCCGGTCGCCTTGTCCATGCGGTACTTGCGCATGTAGGAGATCAGCGTCTCGGGCAGCGACGAGGACGGCGTGATGGGATACCACGCGACGACGGTCACGCCGGCGAACAGGCAGCCCATCGCGCACGCGGCGTTGCCTTCGACGAGGATCTGGCCGGCGGTCTTGTTCATCCGCGCAACGCGATAGGGGTCGCGCTTCGTCAGGTGCTCGGCCGCCCAGGCTTTGCCGGCCTCGAGCGCCGCCTGGTTGAGCGCCATGGCCTTGGGCTTCTTGCCGAGCTGCCTGGCGAGCGCCTGCTCCATCTCCTTGATGTCGATCGAGAGCAGCTCGGCGAGAATCCCGTCGTAGATCATATTCTTGACGAGACGACGCAGCTTCGCGTCGGAGCAGACGCTGGCGACGATCTTGTCGAACGGGACGGGGTAGAACGTGAGGTCGTCGCGCAGCGCGTCGAGCTTGAGCGGCTCGTCGTACACGACGGCGCGGCCCGCATCGAGCGCGAGGACGTCGTCTTTCGCGGTCTCGGGGTTCATCGCAACGAGGAAATCGATTTCCTTCTTCCGGGCGATGTACCCGCGATGGTTGGCGCGGATGGTGTACCAGGTCGGCAGGCCCGCGATGTTCGACGGGAACAGGTTCTTGCCGGAGACCGGGATCCCCATCTGAAAGAGGGATCGCAGCAAGACGAGGTTCGCGGTCTGACTGCCGGACCCGTTGACGGTGGCGACCTGGATGGTGAAGTCGTTGACTACCGAAGCCTCAGACTGCTGGGGTTCGGTCTGACTGGCCGGGGACGGTACGCTCATGCGGTAGGGCACGCTGGTCGTCAAAAGGGCCAGCGCACGATCCCGTTCAGTATACCGCTATCGTCTGGCGCCCAAGGCCTCCTCGGTCGCTCGCCCGATGTCCGACGGGCTGGCGACGACGCGCACGCCGGCGGCACGCAGAGCCGCCATCTTCTCGGCGGCGGTGCCCTTTCCTCCCGCGATGATCGCGCCCGCGTGTCCCATGCGCCGCCCTGGCGGCGCCGTCTGTCCCGCGATGAACCCGACCACGGGCTTCGTCACGTGCACTTTGATGAAGTCGGCGGCGAGCTCCTCAGCGTTGCCGCCAATTTCTCCGATCAGCACGACCGCCTCGGTGTCCGCATCGGCCTCGAAGAGCGTCAGCGCGTCGATGAACGACGTGCCGATGAGCGGGTCGCCGCCGATCCCGATGCACGTCGTCTGGCCGAGACCGAGCGTCGTGAGCTGGTGGATGGCCTCGTAGGTGAGCGTGCCGCTCTTCGACACGATGCCCACGCGGCCTTCGCGGCAGATGTGGCCCGGGATGATGCCAGCCTTCGCGCGGCCGGCCGAGATCAGACCGGGACAGTTCGGACCGATGAGCCGCATCCGTGAGCGACGGACGAACGGCATCGCCCGCAGCATGTCGAGGACGGGAATGCCCTCCGTGATGCACACGGCGAGGTCGAGGCCGGCATCGGCCGCCTCCATCACGGCATCGGCGCCGCCGGGAGGCGGCACGAAGATCACCGACGCGTTCGCACCGGTGGCCCGCACGGCGTCCGCCACCGTGTTGAACACCGGCCAACCTTCGTGCGTCGTGCCTCCCTTGCCGGGCGTGACGCCTCCGACGACGTTGGTCCCGTAGGCTTGCGCCTGCTTCGCGTGAAATGTCCCCTCACGGCCCGTCAGCCCTTGGACGATGAGCCGCGTCGATCGATCGATGAGTACTGCCATTGGTTGTCTGCTTCTTCTCAGCGCGCCGAAGGCCTCTCTCCAACGCTCACGGCGCCTGCCTTCTCGCGATGCGTGCCCTCGCCCGTCAGCCTCCGAGGGCGACGACGCGCTCGGCGGCCTCGGCCATCGTGTCGGCCGTCGTGAAGTTGAGGCCGCTATTGCGCAGCATCTCCTTGCCCAACTCGACGTTGGTGCCTTCCATGCGGATGACGATCGGCACGCGCACGCCCAGATCCTGGACCGCCGCGATCACGCCCTGCGCGAGAACGTCGCACCGCAGGATGCCGCCGAAGATGTTGATCAGCACGGCTTTCACGCTCGAGTCGGACATCAGGATGCGGAAGGCGTTCTTGATCTGCTCCGCGCTGGCGCCGCCGCCAACGTCGAGGAAGTTCGCCGGTTCGCCCCCCGCGAGCTTGATGATGTCCATCGTCGCCATGGCGAGGCCCGCGCCGTTGACCATGCAGCCGATCGTGCCGTCGAGCTTGATGTAGTTCAGCGAGTGCTTCGACGCCTCGATCTCCAGCGGATCCTCCTCGGAGAGATCGCGCAGCTCCTTGATGTCGGCATGACGATAGAGCGCGTTGTCGTCGAAGGTGAGCTTCGCGTCGAGGGCGATGAGATCCCCGCCGGCCGTGACGATGAGCGGGTTCACCTCGACGAGCGACGCATCGGTGGCGATGAACGCCTGGTAGACGGCCTGCATCAACCGCACGGCCTTGCCGACCTGATCGCCGGTCAGGCCGAGCGCGAACGCCAGGGCGCGCGCCTGGTAGGCCTGCAGCCCGAGCCCGGGGTCGATCGCGGCCTTGAAGATCCGTTCGGGCGTGTCCTCGGCGACCTTCTCGATCTCCACGCCGCCATCGGGACTGGCCATCATCACGGCGCGTTCGCTGGCGCGGTCGACGACGAGGCCGAGGTACAGCTCGCGGGCGATCGCCAGCCCCTCTTCGATCAGCACGCGTCCGACGACACGCCCTTCGGGGCCGGTCTGATGGGTCACGAGGCGCATGCCCAACATGGCCTGCGCGGCCGCCGCAGCGGCATCGGCGCCCTTCACGACCTTGACACCGCCGCCCTTGCCGCGCCCCCCCGCATGGATCTGCGCCTTCACGACGACCGTACCGCCGCCGAGCTCCTGGGCCGCGGCGCGCGCCTCCTCGGCTGCGAAAACGACCGTCCCGCGCGGCACCGGCACGCCGAACTTCCGAAGGATGTCCTTTCCCTGATGTTCGTGAATCTTCATCGGACGCGGAGTCTACCGGGAATGCACGTCAGTGGCAAACTCGCCGCGCAGCCGCGCAGATGTACACAGCACCACACAGTGGCCGACGACGGCGGAGAGGAGCGGGAAGGACCGAAAACTCGAGCGGCGATGCGTCAGAAGCGCGGGCGATCGCGGTGGAGCGACACCACCGATTGCCACACGCCCACGGCGATCAGCACGCACCCGACAATGCTGACGAAAGGCACCATGACCGAAATTCCCGGACGACGATAGTGCAAACTGTGTGCCTCGTCCGGCAAATAGTCAAGGACGAAAACGGGGACAGCGGAGACAGATTTCCGCTGCCCGTTTTGTTCGTGGGTGTCGATTCCGACAGCTCGGACGCTGCCGGACACAAACCTTGCCTAGACGCCGATCACCGTCGTCAACTCCTTGACGGCAGCAGCCGACTTCATCAGCGCCCGGTGCTCATCCGGCGTGAGCGTAATCTCGACGACTTCTTCGGCGCCGCCCTTCCCGAGCCGGACCGGCACGCCGAGGAACTGGTCGCGGACGCCGTACTCGCCTTCGAGGAACACCGAGCACGGCAGGACCATCTTGCGATCGCCGAGGATCGACTCGACCATTTGCGCCGCCGCGGCGCCGGGCGCGAACCACGCGCTCGTGCCGACGAGCTTCGTGATTTCCGCCCCTCCATTGGCCGTGCGCGTGCAAATCTCGTCGAGCTTCGCCTGGCTCAACCGCCCCATGGTGACCAGCTCCGTGAGCGGAATCCCCGCGACCGTAGAGTAGCGCGGCAGCGGCACCATCGTGTCGCCGTGGCCACCCAGCACGAACGCATGGACGTTCTGCACCGAGACGCCGAGCTCCATCGCGATGAACGTGCGCGCCCGCGCCGAGTCGAGCACGCCCGCCATGCCAACGACCCGCTGGCGCGGGAAGCCGCTCAGCCGGTACACGGCCTGACACATCGCGTCGAGCGGATTGGCGACCGGCACGATGACGGCATCCGGCGAGTACTTGACGACCTGTTCGGTCACCGTCTGCATGATCTTGTAGTTGACCTGCAGCAGGTCGTCGCGGCTCATGCCCGGCTTGCGCGGGACGCCGGACGTGATCACCACGACGTCCGAGCCCGCGCTCGCCGCGTAGTCGTTCGTGCCGATGACCCGCGTGTCGGACCCGTCGATCGGACACGCCTGGAAGATGTCGAGCGCGATGCCGGCGGCCTTCTCCGCCGCGATGTCGACGATGACGACGTCGGCCAGGCTCTTGACGGCGATCGCGCGCGCGACCGTCGCGCCGACGTTGCCGGCGCCTCCCACAACAGTGACTCTTCGATTCATCTCGAGCTCTCCAATGGCAAGGGGCGTGCGCCCGCTACATGTGGCGGATCATCGCGGTGGCGAACTCCGACGTCTTCAGCTCGGTCGAGCCGGAGATCAGCCGCGCGAGATCATAGGTGACCTCTTTGGCCGCGATCGTCTTCTCGAGCGACGCGATCACGAGATCGGCCGCCTCGGTCCATCCGAGGAAGCGCAGCATCATCTCGCCGGACAGGATCACCGATCCGGGATTGACGCGGTCCTGTCCCGCGTACTTCGGCGCCGTCCCGTGGGTGGCCTCGAAGATCGCGTGGCCGGTCATGTAGTTGATGTTGGCGCCGGGCGCGATGCCGATACCGCCGACCTGGGCGGCGAGCGCGTCCGAAATGTAGTCGCCGTTCAGATTGGGCGTCGCGACCACGTCGTACTCCGCGGGCCGCGTCAGAATCTGCTGCAGGAACGCATCCGCGATCACGTCCTTGACGACGATGCCGCTCGGCAGGGCGCACCAGGGGCCGCCGTCGATCTCGGTCCCGCCGAACTCGCGCTTCGCCAGGGCGTACCCCCAGTCGCGGAAGGCGCCCTCGGTGAACTTCATGATGTTGCCCTTGTGGACGAGCGTCACGCTCTTCCGCTTGTGCTCGACCGCATACTCGAGCGCCGCGCGGATCAGCCGTTCCGAGCCTTCCCGGGAAATGGGCTTGATCCCGAGGCCGGTGGTGTCGGGAAACCGGATCTTCTTGTACAGCTTGGGGAATGCGCCGGCGAAGAGCTTCTTGAACTCCTCCACTTCCGGCGAGCCCTCCTTGAATTCGATGCCGGCGTAGATGTCTTCCGTGTTCTCGCGGAAGATCACCATGTCGACGAGGTCCGGGCGCTTCACGGGCGTCTCCATGCCGCCGAAGTACCTCACGGGGCGCAGGCAGACGTACAGGTCGAGCTCCTGGCGCAGCGCGACGTTGAGCGAGCGGATGCCGCCGCCAACGGGCGTCGTGAGCGGCCCCTTGATGCCGACCAGGTACCGACGAAACGCGTCGAGTGTCTCCTCGGGCAGCCAGTTGCCGGTCTGGTTGAACGCTTTCTCGCCGGCGAGCACTTCCAGCCACTCGATGCGGCGTGTGCGGCCGTACGCTTTCTCGACGGCAGCCTCGAACACGCGCACGCTCGCGCGCCAGATGTCCGGTCCCGTGCCATCGCCTTCGATGAACGGGATGATCGGGTGATCCGGCACGACGAGCCGGTCCTTCTGTCGTTGAATCGCTGTCGCTGACATCGTCTCTCCGCTCGAACGCGTTTTAGGTCACGTCCCTGTTCGCCGTTACAGGTTCTTCACAGAAACTGTGGAAAACTTTGTGGAAAACTCTGCGCCCCTGGGGGAATTGTCGAGAGTTTCCGCTGACGGGAACGGATTGCACCAACCTGGTGCGACCCTCGCGCTGCGACAGCACATTATAGGACGCGCGGCGACGCGGGTCGCAGCGCGGCGGCCATGCTAAGATTTGCCGTGCCCGTAGTCACGCCGTCTGGACTGGCACCGTCCTTCCGTTCTGCTCGCGTCGTCGCCATCATCCCCGCCCGGTATCGTTCGACGCGCCTTCACGCGAAGGCGCTGGCGCTCATCGATGGGCGGCCGATGGTGGAACACGTGTACCGCCGGGCGAGCGAGGCCCGCACGGTCGACGCCGTGCTCGTCGCCACCGATGACGAGCGGATCGCGGACGTGGTGGCGTCGTTCGGCGGAACCGCCGTGATGACGCGACCCGATCACGCGAGCGGCACGGATCGGCTCGCGGAAGTGGCAGCCGCGCTCGACAGCGATCTCGTCGTCAACGTCCAGGGCGATCTGCCCTTTCTGCCACCCGAACCGATCGATGCGACGGTCGCGCTCGTACGCGACACGCCGGCGCTCGTCATGGGCACCCTCCGGCGGGAGATCACGGACGTGCGGGAGTTGCTCGCCCCGTCGGTCGTCAAGGTCGTGGTCGACGAGCACGGCGCCGCGCTCTACTTCAGCCGCGCGCCGATCCCCTTCACGCGAGAGGGCCAGCCGACACCGCGGCGCTGGAAGCACCTGGGGCTGTACGTCTACCGCCGGCAATTCCTGCTCCGCTTCGCGGCGCTCCCCTCGACACCGCTCGAGCGCGCCGAGAGCCTCGAGCAGTTGCGCGCGCTCGAGCACGGCTATCGGATCGGTACCGTCGAAACCACGATCGACACCGTCGAGATCGACACGCCAGACGACCTCGACCGCGCGCGCTCGCTCGCGGCCGCGGGTCAGGCTCCATGACCCCATGACGCACACCGAACGCTCCCGACCGGTCAAGTACATCTTCGTCACTGGCGGCGTCGTCTCCTCGCTCGGCAAGGGGTTGGCCGCCGCGTCGATCGGGTGTCTGCTGGAGGGCCACGGCTACAAGGTGGCGCTGCAGAAGTTCGATCCCTACATCAACGTCGATCCCGGCACGATGAGCCCCTATCAGCACGGGGAGGTGTACGTCACGGACGACGGCGCGGAAGCCGACCTGGACCTCGGGCACTACGAGCGGTTCACCAACATGGTCGCCACGCGGAACCACAGTTGGACGACCGGCAAGATCTACCTGTCCGTGATCCAGAAGGAGCGCCGCGGCGAGTACCTGGGCCGCACCGTGCAGGTGATCCCGCACATCACCAACGAAATCAAACAGGCCATCAGGTCCGCGGCGCAGGACGTGGACGTGCTGCTCGTGGAAATCGGGGGCACGGTGGGCGACATCGAGAGCCTCCCGTTCCTCGAAGCCATTCGGCAGTTCCGGCAGGACGTCGGCCGGGACAACGCGCTCTTCATCCACCTGACGCTCGTGCCGTACATCGGCTCGGCTGGTGAGCTGAAGACGAAACCAACGCAGCACAGCGTGCGCGATCTCCGATCGATCGGCATCCAGCCGGACGTGCTCCTCTGCCGGACCGATCGGCCACTCGACCGCGATCTCAAGCGCAAGATCGCCCTCTTCTGCGACGTGGACGAAGATGCAGTCATCACGGCGCGCGACGTCGCGAGCATC from Acidobacteriota bacterium encodes:
- a CDS encoding 2-oxoacid:ferredoxin oxidoreductase subunit beta, translating into MAETPVAPRKTNRINLDVSSYRGSKTTLCAGCGHNAISERIIDAFFEMGVDPKRVVKLSGIGCSSKSPAYFLNPSHGFNSVHGRMPSVATGAMLANAGLLAIGVSGDGDTGAIGIGQFVHLMRRNVPLIYIIEDNGCYGLTKGQFSPTADLGSKAKNGVVNDLPPIDTCLLAMELGASFVARSFSGDKQQLLSVLKAAISHRGTAMIDVISPCVTFNDHDGSTKSYAYVKDHEEPLGEISFVPYFQDITVEYEPGSTTAVRMHDGSQLYLRKVAPDYNPSDKLSAMRLLHETARRGEFATGVIYIEPDKDDFLDLLNLVDEPLATLPESRVRPPKAALDELMDALR
- a CDS encoding 2-oxoacid:acceptor oxidoreductase subunit alpha, yielding MSVPSPASQTEPQQSEASVVNDFTIQVATVNGSGSQTANLVLLRSLFQMGIPVSGKNLFPSNIAGLPTWYTIRANHRGYIARKKEIDFLVAMNPETAKDDVLALDAGRAVVYDEPLKLDALRDDLTFYPVPFDKIVASVCSDAKLRRLVKNMIYDGILAELLSIDIKEMEQALARQLGKKPKAMALNQAALEAGKAWAAEHLTKRDPYRVARMNKTAGQILVEGNAACAMGCLFAGVTVVAWYPITPSSSLPETLISYMRKYRMDKATGKATFAIVQAEDEIASLGMVIGASWAGARSMTSTSGPGISLMSEFAGLSYYAEVPAVVFDVQRVGPSTGLPTRTAQGDLLFAAFNSHGDTKHVLLLPASVAECYEMAMDAFDLSERLQTIVFVLSDLDLGMNTWMSEPFAYPEKPIDRGKVLDEAKLRELGASWGRYKDVDGDGVPWRTIAGMGGPAFFTRGSGHNEMAAYSERPDDYVRNMDRLARKFDTARTLVPQPIVELDPKARVGIIAFGSSHWAVDEARDQLREEAGLHTSYLRLRAYPFTPAVDDFIRRHDRVYVVEQNRDHQMLSLLLTDGEAAHAVRLRSVLHYNGLPIDARSITDRVLEQEKGS
- the sucD gene encoding succinate--CoA ligase subunit alpha produces the protein MAVLIDRSTRLIVQGLTGREGTFHAKQAQAYGTNVVGGVTPGKGGTTHEGWPVFNTVADAVRATGANASVIFVPPPGGADAVMEAADAGLDLAVCITEGIPVLDMLRAMPFVRRSRMRLIGPNCPGLISAGRAKAGIIPGHICREGRVGIVSKSGTLTYEAIHQLTTLGLGQTTCIGIGGDPLIGTSFIDALTLFEADADTEAVVLIGEIGGNAEELAADFIKVHVTKPVVGFIAGQTAPPGRRMGHAGAIIAGGKGTAAEKMAALRAAGVRVVASPSDIGRATEEALGARR
- the sucC gene encoding ADP-forming succinate--CoA ligase subunit beta; the protein is MKIHEHQGKDILRKFGVPVPRGTVVFAAEEARAAAQELGGGTVVVKAQIHAGGRGKGGGVKVVKGADAAAAAAQAMLGMRLVTHQTGPEGRVVGRVLIEEGLAIARELYLGLVVDRASERAVMMASPDGGVEIEKVAEDTPERIFKAAIDPGLGLQAYQARALAFALGLTGDQVGKAVRLMQAVYQAFIATDASLVEVNPLIVTAGGDLIALDAKLTFDDNALYRHADIKELRDLSEEDPLEIEASKHSLNYIKLDGTIGCMVNGAGLAMATMDIIKLAGGEPANFLDVGGGASAEQIKNAFRILMSDSSVKAVLINIFGGILRCDVLAQGVIAAVQDLGVRVPIVIRMEGTNVELGKEMLRNSGLNFTTADTMAEAAERVVALGG
- the mdh gene encoding malate dehydrogenase, whose translation is MNRRVTVVGGAGNVGATVARAIAVKSLADVVIVDIAAEKAAGIALDIFQACPIDGSDTRVIGTNDYAASAGSDVVVITSGVPRKPGMSRDDLLQVNYKIMQTVTEQVVKYSPDAVIVPVANPLDAMCQAVYRLSGFPRQRVVGMAGVLDSARARTFIAMELGVSVQNVHAFVLGGHGDTMVPLPRYSTVAGIPLTELVTMGRLSQAKLDEICTRTANGGAEITKLVGTSAWFAPGAAAAQMVESILGDRKMVLPCSVFLEGEYGVRDQFLGVPVRLGKGGAEEVVEITLTPDEHRALMKSAAAVKELTTVIGV
- the icd gene encoding NADP-dependent isocitrate dehydrogenase produces the protein MSATAIQRQKDRLVVPDHPIIPFIEGDGTGPDIWRASVRVFEAAVEKAYGRTRRIEWLEVLAGEKAFNQTGNWLPEETLDAFRRYLVGIKGPLTTPVGGGIRSLNVALRQELDLYVCLRPVRYFGGMETPVKRPDLVDMVIFRENTEDIYAGIEFKEGSPEVEEFKKLFAGAFPKLYKKIRFPDTTGLGIKPISREGSERLIRAALEYAVEHKRKSVTLVHKGNIMKFTEGAFRDWGYALAKREFGGTEIDGGPWCALPSGIVVKDVIADAFLQQILTRPAEYDVVATPNLNGDYISDALAAQVGGIGIAPGANINYMTGHAIFEATHGTAPKYAGQDRVNPGSVILSGEMMLRFLGWTEAADLVIASLEKTIAAKEVTYDLARLISGSTELKTSEFATAMIRHM
- the kdsB gene encoding 3-deoxy-manno-octulosonate cytidylyltransferase, whose amino-acid sequence is MLRFAVPVVTPSGLAPSFRSARVVAIIPARYRSTRLHAKALALIDGRPMVEHVYRRASEARTVDAVLVATDDERIADVVASFGGTAVMTRPDHASGTDRLAEVAAALDSDLVVNVQGDLPFLPPEPIDATVALVRDTPALVMGTLRREITDVRELLAPSVVKVVVDEHGAALYFSRAPIPFTREGQPTPRRWKHLGLYVYRRQFLLRFAALPSTPLERAESLEQLRALEHGYRIGTVETTIDTVEIDTPDDLDRARSLAAAGQAP